The following coding sequences are from one Lysinibacillus sp. FSL W8-0992 window:
- a CDS encoding SLC13 family permease, whose protein sequence is MFNVQLTLTFLILGMTIFAFMTNRVRADFVAIVSLLAFVIADILTPAEALAGFSNSVVLMIAGLFVVGAGILRTGLAAMAGQLLMKWSGNSELKLFVLLLIIVGSVGAFMSNTGTVALMMPIVVSIAISMKESPSKFLLPLSYVASLSGLMTLIASPPNLIVSQLLVDRGYQKLGFFEVTPIGIVGMIAGILYLVLVRNILLPHDKNKTQTSSGYKLSPKKIVKQYDLNNRLFKMFVPEDSTIIGISLAELKLPAKYALCMMKIQRKSQDGINLLPMTYQEMAGPTSVIHALDELYVQGEEEDIACLAADYGLVMQELTENEADELVTKHLGIAEVLLTPNSSFINETVSSLGFREKYNLNIIGINHRGGYKLQDMVKHKLKFGDAILVQGAWDEILVLARETQDVVVVGQPKEHASVAAATGKAGIAGAIMLLMVGLMAFEVFPAVISVMIGAVLMIITGCLRNMEDAYSNINFESIVLVAAMLPMATALEKTGGMVILSDGIIDALGSYGPYGVLIGIYILTVIFGQFISNTATAVLFAPIAMNAAIAMDANPTTFMIGVAVAASMAFATPIASPTNALVMTAGGYKFMDFVKIGVPLQVVMFIVMMLAVPFFFPF, encoded by the coding sequence ATGTTTAACGTGCAGCTTACATTAACATTTCTTATTTTAGGAATGACGATTTTTGCATTTATGACAAATCGAGTGCGCGCTGATTTTGTTGCTATCGTGTCACTTCTCGCATTTGTTATCGCTGATATTTTAACACCTGCGGAAGCTTTAGCAGGCTTTTCAAATTCAGTTGTTCTTATGATCGCGGGACTTTTTGTTGTTGGCGCGGGTATATTGCGTACAGGGCTTGCGGCAATGGCTGGACAATTATTAATGAAATGGTCGGGGAATAGTGAGTTAAAGCTATTTGTATTATTGCTCATTATTGTAGGCTCTGTAGGTGCCTTTATGAGTAATACGGGGACAGTCGCCTTAATGATGCCTATTGTTGTGAGTATTGCAATTAGTATGAAAGAAAGTCCTTCAAAGTTTTTGCTACCACTTTCTTATGTAGCTAGTCTATCGGGGTTAATGACGTTAATTGCATCTCCACCAAATTTAATTGTCAGTCAGCTTTTGGTCGATCGTGGCTATCAGAAGCTAGGGTTTTTTGAGGTAACACCCATTGGCATTGTTGGGATGATTGCGGGAATTTTATATTTGGTGCTCGTGCGCAATATATTGCTACCACATGATAAAAATAAAACACAAACATCTTCTGGTTACAAGCTCTCGCCAAAGAAAATTGTTAAACAATATGATTTAAACAATCGACTGTTTAAAATGTTTGTGCCTGAAGATTCTACCATTATCGGCATATCACTAGCAGAATTAAAGCTTCCTGCAAAATACGCGCTCTGTATGATGAAAATTCAACGTAAATCACAGGATGGTATCAATTTACTCCCTATGACTTATCAAGAAATGGCGGGTCCAACAAGTGTTATACATGCCTTAGATGAACTCTATGTACAAGGTGAGGAAGAGGATATTGCTTGCTTGGCTGCAGATTATGGCTTAGTGATGCAGGAATTAACAGAGAATGAGGCAGATGAATTAGTAACAAAGCACCTTGGTATTGCGGAGGTCTTATTAACACCAAATTCTAGTTTCATTAATGAAACAGTAAGTTCACTTGGATTCCGTGAAAAGTATAATCTCAATATTATTGGTATTAACCATAGAGGTGGCTATAAGCTACAGGATATGGTTAAGCATAAGTTGAAATTTGGGGATGCCATTTTAGTGCAAGGTGCATGGGATGAAATTTTAGTGCTTGCTAGAGAGACGCAGGATGTTGTTGTAGTTGGTCAGCCGAAGGAGCATGCGAGTGTTGCGGCAGCTACTGGTAAGGCTGGTATAGCGGGTGCGATTATGTTATTGATGGTTGGATTAATGGCGTTTGAAGTTTTTCCGGCTGTGATTTCCGTTATGATAGGAGCGGTTTTGATGATTATAACGGGCTGTTTGCGAAATATGGAAGATGCGTATAGTAATATAAATTTTGAAAGTATTGTGCTCGTCGCGGCGATGCTTCCAATGGCAACCGCACTAGAGAAAACAGGCGGAATGGTTATTTTATCAGATGGTATTATTGATGCTCTCGGTAGCTATGGTCCATATGGGGTGCTGATAGGGATATATATATTAACAGTAATTTTTGGCCAATTTATTAGTAATACGGCAACTGCTGTTCTGTTTGCGCCAATTGCTATGAATGCAGCGATTGCAATGGATGCAAACCCTACAACATTTATGATTGGTGTAGCTGTTGCAGCGAGTATGGCGTTTGCCACGCCAATTGCCTCCCCAACCAACGCACTTGTTATGACGGCGGGTGGCTATAAATTTATGGATTTTGTAAAGATTGGCGTACCGTTACAAGTTGTTATGTTTATTGTAATGATGCTAGCAGTTCCATTCTTCTTTCCGTTTTAA
- the hutI gene encoding imidazolonepropionase, which yields MTILIKNANEVITLKNTVQGPRIKEQMRDIAVIENASVLLQENRIVAVGSYEQLAIDFPHLVEVADVIDATGKIVMPGLVDCHTHLVHGGTREQEFNMRLNGSTYMDIMNAGGGIHATTKRTRETSFEVLYEKTMQHLDVFLKHGVTTVEAKSGYGLDWETEKKQLEVAKKLQDTHAVDVISTFMGAHAVPRDFKGREDEFVDVVIHHMLPKVAELKLAEFNDVFCEKGVFTPLQSRRILEAGKALGLTPKIHADEIEPYNGAELAAEVGAISAEHLLVASDEGIQNMATAGTIAVLLPGTAFFLRAPFARGRLMIDEGVPVAISTDFNPGSSPTMSLPFIMNLACMHMGLTLEEVLTATTINAACALNRGHEIGTLEAGKQADVIILDVANYKQLQYFYGMNHTHTVIKKGQVVVREGILL from the coding sequence ATGACCATTTTGATTAAAAATGCGAATGAAGTCATTACGTTAAAAAACACAGTACAAGGTCCTCGGATAAAAGAACAAATGCGAGATATCGCAGTAATAGAAAATGCCAGTGTACTGTTGCAAGAAAATCGTATAGTCGCTGTTGGGTCTTATGAGCAGTTAGCAATAGATTTTCCGCATTTAGTAGAGGTAGCGGATGTTATTGATGCCACTGGGAAGATTGTGATGCCTGGTTTAGTGGATTGTCATACGCATTTAGTACATGGTGGTACACGTGAGCAGGAATTCAATATGCGACTTAATGGTTCCACTTATATGGACATTATGAATGCTGGTGGCGGCATTCATGCTACGACAAAGCGTACACGAGAAACAAGTTTTGAAGTGTTATATGAAAAGACGATGCAACATTTAGATGTATTTTTAAAGCATGGTGTGACAACCGTTGAGGCAAAATCGGGCTACGGTTTAGATTGGGAAACGGAAAAGAAACAATTGGAGGTAGCGAAAAAGCTACAAGACACACATGCTGTAGACGTCATCAGTACCTTTATGGGCGCACATGCGGTGCCGCGTGATTTTAAAGGTCGCGAAGATGAATTTGTCGATGTTGTTATTCATCATATGTTGCCAAAAGTGGCAGAACTAAAGCTCGCAGAATTTAACGATGTATTTTGTGAAAAAGGGGTATTTACTCCACTGCAATCCCGACGTATTTTAGAGGCTGGCAAAGCGCTTGGGCTGACACCGAAAATACATGCTGACGAAATAGAGCCTTATAATGGAGCGGAGTTAGCTGCTGAAGTGGGAGCCATCTCGGCAGAACATTTGTTAGTAGCCTCTGATGAAGGAATTCAAAACATGGCTACAGCTGGTACGATTGCGGTATTGCTACCTGGAACTGCCTTCTTCTTGCGCGCGCCATTTGCGAGAGGGCGTTTGATGATTGATGAAGGGGTACCTGTAGCTATATCAACAGACTTTAATCCGGGTTCATCTCCGACAATGAGTTTGCCATTTATTATGAATTTAGCTTGTATGCATATGGGTTTGACACTAGAGGAAGTGTTAACTGCTACGACGATTAATGCTGCTTGTGCACTTAACAGAGGTCATGAAATTGGGACACTTGAAGCAGGGAAGCAAGCTGACGTCATCATATTGGACGTTGCTAATTACAAGCAACTACAATATTTTTACGGCATGAATCATACGCATACTGTTATTAAAAAAGGGCAAGTCGTAGTACGTGAGGGCATTCTTTTATAG
- the hutU gene encoding urocanate hydratase, translating to MKTPTTIRAPRGTVLSCKGWTQEAAMRMLMNNLDPEVAENPDELIVYGGIGKAARNWQSYEQIIASLKELENDETLLIQSGKPVAVFRTHEHAPRVLIANSNLVPAWSNWEHFYELEDRDLMMYGQMTAGSWIYIGAQGILQGTYLSFVEAGKKVFGTADLRGKFILTGGMGGMSGAQPLAGKMAGAVILVVEVERARIERKIKEGYCDYLVETVDEAIALVNKLRDQQEPASIGLVGNCADINRELLNRGIIPDFVTDQTSAHDPINGYVPNGMTFEEALELRKNDVKTYEQKAKETMAEHVRTMLEFQQAGAEVFDYGNNIRAYAKEMGVTNAFDFPGFVPAYIRPLFCEGKGPFRWAALSGNPEDIYKTDALAKEMFAEDEGLVNWIDMAQKMVKWQGLPARICWLGYGDRHRFALKVNEMVANGELSAPIVFGRDHLDSGSVASPNRETEGMLDGSDAVSDWPILNALVNTASGASWVSVHHGGGVGMGYSQHAGQVLVADGSTLAAEKIARVLISDPGMGIVRHADAGYEIAINTAKNKGVRMPMLKDDVK from the coding sequence ATGAAAACACCAACAACGATTCGTGCACCAAGGGGAACAGTGCTCTCTTGTAAAGGATGGACACAAGAGGCGGCAATGCGCATGCTGATGAATAATCTGGATCCTGAAGTTGCGGAAAATCCTGATGAGCTCATCGTATATGGAGGCATAGGTAAAGCAGCACGGAACTGGCAAAGCTACGAACAAATCATAGCCTCTTTAAAAGAATTAGAGAATGATGAAACTCTTCTTATTCAATCAGGAAAGCCAGTAGCTGTCTTCCGTACACATGAACATGCACCACGCGTCTTAATAGCCAATTCAAACTTAGTGCCTGCATGGTCGAATTGGGAGCATTTCTACGAGCTAGAAGACCGTGATTTAATGATGTATGGTCAAATGACAGCTGGTAGCTGGATTTATATTGGTGCTCAAGGGATTTTACAAGGAACATATTTATCGTTTGTAGAGGCTGGGAAGAAAGTGTTTGGGACTGCTGATTTACGTGGTAAATTCATTCTTACTGGTGGTATGGGCGGCATGAGTGGTGCACAGCCTTTAGCTGGGAAAATGGCTGGTGCAGTCATTTTAGTCGTTGAGGTGGAACGTGCGCGCATAGAACGCAAAATAAAAGAGGGCTATTGTGATTATCTTGTTGAGACAGTGGATGAGGCAATTGCGTTAGTCAATAAATTACGTGATCAGCAAGAGCCTGCCTCTATTGGTCTTGTCGGCAACTGCGCAGATATTAATCGGGAGCTATTGAATCGAGGGATTATTCCGGATTTTGTGACAGACCAAACATCTGCACATGACCCGATTAATGGTTATGTACCGAATGGCATGACCTTTGAAGAAGCGTTAGAATTACGCAAAAATGATGTTAAAACATATGAGCAAAAGGCAAAAGAAACGATGGCAGAGCATGTTCGTACAATGCTTGAATTTCAACAGGCTGGTGCAGAAGTATTTGATTACGGTAATAACATCCGTGCTTATGCGAAAGAGATGGGTGTCACGAATGCCTTTGACTTCCCAGGCTTTGTGCCAGCATATATTCGTCCTCTGTTTTGTGAGGGTAAGGGGCCATTCCGTTGGGCAGCCCTTTCTGGAAACCCAGAGGATATTTATAAAACAGATGCTTTAGCAAAGGAAATGTTTGCGGAAGACGAAGGGCTTGTCAATTGGATTGATATGGCGCAAAAAATGGTGAAATGGCAAGGGCTACCTGCGCGTATTTGCTGGTTAGGCTACGGTGATCGTCATCGCTTTGCATTGAAGGTCAATGAAATGGTAGCGAATGGTGAGTTATCTGCACCAATTGTTTTTGGTCGCGACCATTTAGATTCTGGCTCTGTGGCATCGCCAAATCGTGAAACAGAAGGAATGCTTGATGGCTCAGACGCTGTATCAGATTGGCCGATTTTAAATGCACTTGTCAATACGGCGAGTGGAGCAAGCTGGGTTAGTGTCCACCATGGCGGAGGCGTAGGAATGGGTTATTCTCAGCACGCAGGTCAAGTGTTAGTGGCAGATGGCTCAACGCTAGCAGCTGAGAAAATTGCACGCGTGTTGATTTCCGACCCTGGAATGGGCATTGTACGCCATGCTGATGCAGGCTATGAAATTGCCATTAATACGGCAAAGAACAAAGGTGTCCGTATGCCGATGTTAAAGGATGATGTGAAATGA
- the hutH gene encoding histidine ammonia-lyase, with protein MQKIIELDGNTLTRQQVEEIVRGQATVALCAESTKRVQLSRERIEKRLAEGHVIYGVNTGFGKLSNIQIEESDIELLQLNLLRSDATGVGESLPTEVVRAMMILRANALARGFSGIRQETLQLLLDCINKGVHPIVPSQGSVGASGDLAPLSHLALVLVGEGKAEFNGELMTGGVALQRAGLSAVRLQAKEGLALVNGTQAMTGIGALTLNEAERIGLAADMAASLSLEALKGITNAFDPALLAVRPHPELELVGGRIRKWLDGSKRVTKQGEVRMQDAYSLRCIPQVHGASWQSFFYAEQRVQTEMNATTDNPIVLENGEVVSGGHFHGQPIALAMDFLKVGVSEWANISERRTERMVNPQLNDGLPPFLATNPGLECGLMIAQYTAASIVSENKVLAHPSSVDSIPTSGNQEDHVSMGTTSARQVRQIVHNAARVIAIEMICASQAIHLDKAEEQLSPTTRSYLEKVREFCPPLLADQPIGDEIEALAKYLLASDDLVMLAK; from the coding sequence ATGCAAAAAATCATCGAACTTGATGGCAATACGTTAACGAGACAACAGGTTGAGGAAATCGTGAGAGGTCAGGCTACGGTTGCACTATGTGCTGAAAGTACGAAACGTGTTCAATTAAGTAGGGAACGGATTGAAAAACGTTTAGCTGAAGGGCATGTAATCTATGGCGTTAATACTGGGTTTGGCAAACTAAGTAATATACAAATTGAAGAATCGGATATTGAGTTATTACAGTTGAATTTATTGCGCTCGGATGCAACAGGTGTTGGAGAGTCACTTCCAACTGAAGTTGTGCGTGCGATGATGATTTTACGTGCAAATGCATTAGCACGTGGCTTTTCAGGTATTCGACAAGAAACATTGCAACTATTACTAGACTGCATCAATAAAGGTGTACATCCAATCGTTCCATCGCAGGGGTCGGTTGGAGCAAGTGGGGATTTAGCACCGTTATCACATTTAGCTTTAGTGCTTGTAGGTGAAGGGAAAGCTGAGTTCAACGGGGAGCTTATGACGGGTGGTGTCGCGTTACAAAGAGCAGGCCTATCAGCTGTAAGACTACAAGCGAAGGAAGGTTTAGCACTTGTAAATGGTACGCAAGCAATGACAGGAATTGGAGCTTTGACATTGAATGAAGCAGAGCGTATTGGGCTTGCCGCAGATATGGCAGCGAGTCTGTCGTTAGAGGCGTTAAAAGGTATTACCAATGCATTTGATCCTGCACTTTTAGCTGTAAGACCACATCCAGAATTAGAGCTTGTAGGTGGGCGTATTCGAAAATGGCTTGATGGTAGTAAACGTGTGACGAAGCAGGGAGAAGTTCGGATGCAGGATGCATATTCGCTTCGATGCATTCCACAAGTACATGGTGCTTCTTGGCAGTCATTTTTCTATGCCGAGCAACGTGTGCAAACGGAAATGAATGCTACAACAGACAATCCTATCGTTTTAGAAAATGGAGAAGTTGTATCGGGAGGTCATTTTCATGGCCAGCCAATAGCGTTAGCGATGGACTTTTTAAAAGTTGGGGTTAGTGAATGGGCTAATATTTCGGAACGACGCACAGAGCGTATGGTTAATCCTCAGCTTAATGATGGTTTACCACCATTTTTAGCAACAAATCCAGGTCTTGAATGTGGGCTTATGATTGCACAATATACGGCTGCTTCGATTGTATCCGAAAATAAGGTGCTGGCACATCCTTCGAGCGTGGATTCTATTCCCACATCAGGGAATCAGGAAGACCATGTCAGCATGGGAACAACATCCGCTCGACAAGTGCGACAAATTGTACACAATGCTGCACGGGTGATTGCGATAGAAATGATTTGTGCTTCGCAAGCTATTCATTTAGACAAGGCAGAGGAGCAATTATCTCCGACAACAAGGTCGTATTTAGAAAAAGTACGTGAATTCTGTCCGCCATTATTAGCAGATCAACCTATCGGCGATGAAATTGAAGCATTAGCGAAGTACTTATTGGCAAGTGATGATTTAGTAATGTTAGCAAAATAA
- a CDS encoding helix-turn-helix domain-containing protein yields MRLLLIDRDLTELSGIRWFLHTYFPGDLSIEMCSTISEATKSIQQFAPEVILLNIDLLPNNRLTALYGLLQKHPGKILAITTEPLFKNALKAIDLQVAHLFVKPIDLEVLKQKLTAISLHTPQIQKAIPDAKDESFYYQLFLESTTSSLTTNIQFTMIEPEHLETLNKLFIWLQQTPIFYQMSIYPLSDTIICLFQTSDLKIIEKDIRTLLKEWQMTNNGALNIGIYDGKPTTLKDMYALTKRALLQSFYEGFGHIFYATKQYQTQPLDPLLTPEEQQLLIKSLEEGNIEAVKAFLYRLSNGSIYYEQDDLRIHLTSVLAQIRRFMLKYKLHEKAAIEQNYRQLFHLIIEHPIFYTILNGIILFTQRLIELAREARMEKKADYVELALDIIDHQYHDSELSLPFIAQKLGISPNYLSTIFAKKQGQPFKRYLQQVRIQNSTKMLIETDFAISEIALLNGFDDPNYFSKLFKQLIGTTPNRYRKGWKI; encoded by the coding sequence ATGCGACTGTTACTAATTGATCGAGATCTTACAGAACTGTCAGGCATACGATGGTTTTTACATACATACTTTCCTGGAGATTTATCAATTGAGATGTGTTCTACTATTTCCGAGGCCACAAAGAGCATCCAACAATTTGCACCAGAGGTCATTTTATTAAATATTGATTTGCTGCCTAATAACCGTTTAACAGCTCTTTATGGACTTTTACAAAAGCACCCTGGCAAAATACTCGCGATAACGACAGAGCCATTATTTAAAAACGCATTAAAAGCAATTGATTTACAGGTGGCGCATCTTTTTGTAAAACCAATTGATTTAGAAGTGTTGAAGCAGAAACTCACTGCTATTTCTCTTCATACACCTCAAATACAAAAAGCGATTCCTGATGCTAAAGACGAATCTTTTTACTATCAATTATTTTTAGAAAGTACAACAAGCTCATTAACAACAAATATTCAGTTCACGATGATTGAACCTGAGCATTTAGAAACATTAAATAAATTGTTCATATGGCTCCAACAAACACCTATTTTTTATCAAATGAGCATTTATCCATTATCAGATACAATTATCTGCTTGTTTCAAACAAGCGATTTAAAAATTATTGAAAAGGATATTCGTACATTACTAAAAGAATGGCAAATGACTAATAATGGTGCTCTAAATATAGGGATTTATGATGGTAAGCCAACAACTTTAAAAGATATGTATGCTTTAACAAAACGCGCCCTTCTTCAAAGTTTTTACGAAGGCTTTGGCCATATTTTTTATGCAACTAAACAATATCAAACACAGCCCTTAGATCCTTTACTCACACCAGAGGAACAACAGCTACTTATTAAGAGTTTAGAGGAAGGAAATATCGAGGCAGTAAAAGCATTTTTATATCGATTATCAAATGGAAGTATTTATTACGAACAAGATGATTTACGCATTCATCTAACAAGTGTACTAGCACAAATTCGCCGCTTTATGTTGAAATATAAACTTCATGAGAAAGCCGCGATTGAACAAAATTATCGTCAGCTTTTTCATTTAATTATTGAACACCCGATTTTCTATACAATTCTCAATGGCATTATTTTATTCACACAAAGACTTATTGAATTGGCAAGAGAGGCTCGAATGGAGAAAAAAGCAGACTATGTAGAATTAGCTTTAGATATAATTGACCATCAATACCATGACAGCGAACTATCCTTACCTTTCATCGCCCAAAAGTTAGGTATTAGTCCCAATTATTTAAGTACTATATTTGCAAAGAAGCAAGGCCAGCCGTTTAAACGCTATTTACAACAGGTTCGTATTCAAAATTCGACCAAAATGCTTATTGAAACAGATTTTGCTATTAGTGAAATCGCACTTTTAAATGGCTTTGATGATCCAAATTATTTTAGTAAATTATTTAAACAGCTAATAGGGACTACACCTAATCGCTATCGAAAAGGTTGGAAGATCTAA
- a CDS encoding catalase encodes MTNANDRSRRFTTAGGAPVVSNHDSMSAGPRGPLLLQDVWLIEKLANFNREVIPERRMHAKGSGAFGTFTVTHDISQYTKAKIFSEIGKQTPMFARFSTVAGERGAADAERDIRGFALKFYTEEGNWDLVGNNTPVFFFRDPLHFTDLNHVVKRDPRTNMKNANSNWDFWTLLPEALHQITIVMSDRGIPTGYRNMHGFGSHTYSFINAQNERVWVKFHFRTEQGIKNLTGAEAAEIIGKDRESSQRDLYEAIEKGDFPKWKMYIQVMTEQQARELPYNPFDLTKVWYKKDFPLIPVGEFELNKNPDNYFAEVEQSSFAPSNIVPGISYSPDKMLQARIFAYADAARYRLGVNHHMLPVNAPKCPFRSFHRDGAMRFDGNLGSTLSYEPNSYGEWEHNLDYKEPPLRIDGHADIHDFREDDNNYFEQPGKLFRLLSAEEQQRLFENTANDMATVEEFIKRRHILHCYLADPAYGEGVAKAMGLSLDGMNLSNPYVKQEVKPEVKQVANI; translated from the coding sequence ATGACAAACGCAAATGATCGTAGCCGTCGTTTTACAACAGCAGGTGGTGCTCCAGTAGTAAGCAACCACGACTCTATGTCAGCAGGTCCTCGTGGTCCTCTTTTACTTCAAGATGTATGGTTAATTGAAAAATTAGCAAACTTCAACCGTGAAGTTATACCTGAACGTCGTATGCACGCAAAAGGTTCTGGAGCTTTCGGCACATTTACTGTTACGCATGATATTTCTCAATATACGAAAGCAAAAATCTTCTCTGAGATTGGGAAGCAAACGCCAATGTTCGCTCGTTTCTCAACTGTAGCGGGGGAACGCGGAGCTGCAGATGCAGAGCGCGATATTCGTGGTTTTGCACTTAAATTCTATACTGAAGAAGGTAACTGGGACTTAGTTGGTAACAACACACCTGTATTCTTCTTCCGTGATCCGTTACACTTCACAGATTTAAACCATGTAGTTAAGCGTGATCCACGTACAAATATGAAAAACGCAAATTCTAACTGGGATTTCTGGACTTTATTACCTGAAGCGTTACACCAAATTACAATTGTTATGTCTGACCGTGGTATTCCAACAGGCTACCGCAATATGCATGGTTTCGGTTCACACACATATAGCTTTATCAATGCTCAAAACGAGCGTGTATGGGTGAAATTCCACTTCCGCACAGAACAAGGCATTAAAAACCTAACTGGTGCCGAAGCAGCTGAAATTATCGGTAAAGACCGTGAATCATCACAACGTGACTTATATGAAGCAATTGAAAAAGGCGATTTCCCTAAATGGAAAATGTACATTCAAGTCATGACAGAACAACAAGCTCGTGAATTACCATATAACCCATTCGATTTAACAAAAGTTTGGTATAAAAAAGATTTCCCACTAATTCCAGTTGGTGAATTCGAGTTAAATAAAAACCCTGATAACTACTTTGCAGAAGTAGAACAATCATCGTTTGCACCATCTAACATTGTGCCTGGTATCAGCTACTCTCCAGACAAAATGTTACAAGCACGTATTTTTGCTTACGCAGATGCAGCTCGCTATCGCTTAGGCGTAAACCACCACATGCTACCTGTAAACGCACCAAAATGCCCATTCCGTTCATTCCACCGCGATGGCGCTATGCGTTTTGATGGTAACCTTGGTTCTACTTTAAGTTATGAACCAAACAGCTATGGTGAATGGGAGCACAATTTAGACTATAAAGAGCCACCATTACGTATTGATGGTCATGCAGATATCCACGACTTCCGTGAAGATGACAATAACTACTTCGAGCAACCAGGTAAATTATTCCGTCTTTTATCTGCGGAAGAACAACAACGCTTATTCGAAAATACAGCAAACGATATGGCTACTGTTGAAGAATTCATTAAACGTCGTCACATCCTACACTGCTATCTAGCTGATCCTGCATACGGTGAAGGTGTAGCAAAAGCGATGGGTCTTTCATTAGATGGAATGAATCTTTCAAACCCATATGTAAAACAAGAAGTAAAACCAGAAGTAAAACAAGTAGCAAACATTTAA
- a CDS encoding methyl-accepting chemotaxis protein, which produces MSIRKKLYIGFGTIILLLLIICSISYYQLNNIDKLNKELFENRVNKLIQVDKILIAAALQGNYLRSYMLEPDDVTIQKLEEQEQIIQAKITELDKMFTSQTTQQQMDIIKTNQAIFENAAQEIINTYNPDDVQSAINILRARAHPAREAIQQAIHEIAIYEEEQIQLARAESSRAESVSSNIILILAATSIILSFIITFIMTRVITIPVNKLATAANVIASGDLRQEDVEVKTKDEIRNLADSFNVMKTNLRSLIDNVAKNIEYTTSSSEELSASTEEVSLTSSNIAKRIEIMAEDGNQAVVTGQDTSTAMDETARGVQRIAEATQMLHSKAIDTQTVADNGEKMLQTTENQMMVIQQSSDKTNELIKQLSSQSAEIENITKVITDITDQTNLLALNAAIEAARAGEHGQGFAVVADEVRQLAEESKISANQIINLTTNIQQNTREVEKAVSVTVQKVDEGVTYIHNAQTAFNEIMDAIEHMASEIEDVSASTQQISAATEEVAASVNEMSSVAKNAAQQSELIAAAIEEQTSIIQEVNAVAKSLSDEATTLQEEINKFKI; this is translated from the coding sequence ATGTCTATCAGAAAAAAACTCTATATTGGATTTGGTACAATTATTCTTTTACTACTAATTATCTGCTCAATATCCTACTACCAACTGAATAACATCGATAAATTGAATAAAGAATTATTTGAAAACCGTGTTAATAAACTTATACAAGTCGATAAAATCCTTATCGCTGCTGCTTTGCAAGGAAACTATCTTCGTTCATATATGCTTGAACCAGATGACGTAACAATACAAAAGCTCGAGGAGCAAGAACAAATAATCCAAGCTAAAATAACAGAGCTGGACAAAATGTTTACTAGCCAAACAACACAACAGCAAATGGACATTATTAAAACGAACCAAGCCATTTTTGAAAATGCAGCACAAGAGATTATCAATACATATAACCCAGATGATGTACAATCTGCTATCAATATTCTTAGAGCAAGAGCACATCCTGCAAGAGAGGCAATTCAACAAGCAATTCACGAGATTGCCATTTATGAAGAGGAGCAAATACAACTAGCCCGTGCAGAGTCGTCAAGAGCAGAATCTGTAAGCTCGAATATCATCCTAATCCTCGCTGCTACTTCTATAATTCTCTCCTTTATAATTACGTTCATTATGACAAGAGTGATTACAATTCCCGTTAATAAACTAGCCACAGCAGCAAATGTAATTGCTAGCGGAGATCTACGACAGGAAGATGTAGAAGTAAAAACAAAAGATGAAATTCGAAATTTGGCTGATTCATTTAATGTCATGAAAACTAATTTACGCTCACTTATTGATAATGTCGCAAAAAATATTGAGTACACGACTTCTAGCTCTGAAGAATTGTCGGCAAGTACAGAGGAAGTTTCTCTTACTTCTAGCAATATTGCAAAACGTATAGAAATCATGGCTGAGGACGGTAACCAAGCTGTAGTTACTGGACAGGATACCTCTACCGCTATGGACGAAACAGCTCGTGGTGTCCAACGCATCGCTGAAGCTACACAAATGCTACATTCAAAGGCAATTGATACACAAACTGTTGCCGATAACGGCGAAAAAATGTTGCAAACGACTGAAAATCAGATGATGGTCATTCAGCAATCCTCAGATAAGACAAACGAACTCATTAAACAGTTAAGTTCACAATCGGCTGAAATTGAAAATATCACGAAAGTTATTACCGATATTACCGATCAAACCAACCTACTTGCACTTAATGCAGCCATCGAAGCTGCACGTGCAGGCGAACACGGACAAGGCTTTGCAGTCGTTGCTGATGAGGTACGTCAGCTAGCTGAAGAGTCAAAAATATCCGCCAACCAAATTATCAATTTAACTACAAATATTCAGCAAAACACAAGAGAAGTAGAAAAAGCTGTGAGCGTCACAGTACAAAAAGTTGATGAAGGCGTTACATACATTCATAATGCACAAACTGCCTTTAATGAAATAATGGACGCAATTGAACATATGGCATCTGAAATTGAAGACGTTTCAGCTTCCACACAGCAAATTTCTGCCGCTACTGAAGAGGTTGCTGCATCGGTCAATGAAATGTCATCTGTGGCAAAAAATGCGGCACAGCAATCCGAATTGATAGCTGCGGCAATTGAAGAGCAAACATCAATTATTCAAGAGGTTAACGCTGTTGCAAAATCATTAAGTGATGAGGCAACAACCCTTCAAGAAGAAATAAATAAATTTAAAATTTAA